Proteins co-encoded in one Sphingobacteriales bacterium genomic window:
- a CDS encoding DUF1697 domain-containing protein has protein sequence MHKVTYIALLRGINIGKRRVKMEALKNIFAAMGLEQVRTYIQSGNVVFQAQPLPEVSELEAAIAYKLHQELGFPVPVLLRTAAAWQSIITQNPFIIAEPHLETTHLHATFLQQMPAPALWQQLQQQSAVHFENTPDRWQAAENMLYLYCPQPYHQTPFSPAFLEKHLKVATSTRNWNTVLALKKML, from the coding sequence ATGCACAAGGTTACTTATATTGCTTTGTTGCGAGGTATTAATATCGGCAAACGCCGCGTAAAAATGGAGGCACTCAAAAATATTTTTGCGGCGATGGGTTTGGAGCAGGTGCGCACCTATATCCAAAGCGGAAATGTGGTGTTTCAAGCGCAGCCCCTGCCAGAAGTTTCCGAATTAGAAGCCGCTATCGCTTACAAGCTCCACCAAGAACTCGGTTTTCCGGTGCCGGTTTTGTTGCGCACTGCCGCCGCGTGGCAAAGCATCATCACACAAAATCCCTTCATCATCGCCGAGCCTCACTTAGAAACGACACATTTACACGCCACTTTTTTGCAGCAAATGCCCGCGCCCGCCCTCTGGCAACAACTTCAACAACAAAGTGCGGTGCATTTTGAAAATACTCCCGACCGTTGGCAAGCCGCCGAAAATATGCTTTATTTGTATTGCCCGCAGCCTTATCATCAAACGCCTTTTTCGCCGGCTTTTTTGGAAAAACATTTAAAAGTTGCCACTTCTACACGCAACTGGAACACAGTGCTGGCATTGAAAAAGATGTTGTAA
- the gcvH gene encoding glycine cleavage system protein GcvH — protein sequence MQFPSDLRYTKDHEWLRLENGNIAVVGITDFAQRELGDIVYVEIETLEQTLEQNDIFGTIEAVKTVSDLYMPVSGKIIEINTALNDNPEAVNKDPYGEAWMIKIQISDPAQVDALLDAAAYEAAVS from the coding sequence ATGCAGTTTCCCAGCGATTTGCGCTATACCAAAGACCACGAATGGCTTCGCCTTGAAAATGGCAATATCGCCGTTGTAGGCATCACCGATTTTGCCCAGCGCGAATTGGGCGACATCGTGTATGTAGAAATTGAAACGCTCGAGCAAACCCTTGAGCAAAACGATATTTTCGGCACGATAGAAGCCGTAAAAACAGTGTCGGATTTATATATGCCGGTGTCGGGAAAAATTATTGAAATCAATACCGCCCTCAACGACAACCCCGAAGCCGTCAATAAAGACCCCTACGGCGAGGCGTGGATGATAAAAATACAAATCAGCGACCCTGCACAGGTAGATGCACTCTTAGATGCTGCCGCTTACGAAGCTGCGGTTTCTTAG
- the vanZ gene encoding VanZ family protein, with protein sequence MWAYLIVFLSVLPSNALPRLSLLDFDFIDKFIHLMFYAVLMAAFIIEHRRFYGKNPSAPLIKKVIAGIFAGGFVIEIIQGAFLQGRQFDVIDLIANGLGISLGLLLLLLPSLQK encoded by the coding sequence ATGTGGGCATATCTCATTGTCTTTCTTTCTGTTTTGCCCTCCAACGCCCTGCCGCGCCTGTCGTTGCTTGATTTTGATTTTATAGATAAATTTATCCATTTGATGTTTTATGCCGTTTTGATGGCAGCATTTATCATAGAACACAGGCGTTTTTACGGAAAAAATCCTTCTGCACCACTAATAAAAAAAGTGATAGCGGGTATTTTTGCAGGTGGTTTTGTGATAGAAATTATACAAGGGGCTTTTTTGCAGGGGCGGCAGTTTGATGTAATTGATTTAATCGCCAACGGCTTGGGCATTTCTTTGGGGCTGCTGCTATTGCTGTTACCTTCTTTACAAAAATAA
- a CDS encoding UbiA family prenyltransferase has product MIRIPNLLYIILTQLLLYYCIIEPVYSITGHTLSLSSYEFALLVFSTVCIAAAGYIINDYFDVQADEINKPERIFINRSISRRAAILWHLFFNALGIALGFYLAVRVGVPRLGFIHVGGGEFVVVLFQLFQTKISDWQYTRGFAHCLGGADGGSL; this is encoded by the coding sequence TTGATTCGGATTCCTAATTTATTGTATATCATACTCACGCAATTACTGTTGTACTATTGCATTATAGAGCCTGTTTACAGCATCACCGGACACACCCTGTCTTTAAGCAGCTACGAATTTGCTTTGTTGGTGTTTTCTACGGTATGTATTGCGGCGGCGGGCTATATCATCAACGATTATTTTGATGTGCAAGCCGATGAAATCAATAAGCCGGAGCGTATTTTTATCAACAGAAGCATCAGCCGCCGCGCCGCCATCTTGTGGCATTTGTTTTTTAATGCTTTGGGCATTGCTTTGGGTTTTTATTTGGCGGTGCGCGTGGGAGTGCCGCGTTTGGGATTTATTCATGTAGGGGGCGGCGAGTTTGTTGTGGTATTATTCCAATTATTTCAAACGAAAATTTCTGATTGGCAATATACTCGTGGCTTTGCTCACTGCCTTGGTGGTGCTGATGGTGGCAGCTTATGA